A single genomic interval of Microbacterium oleivorans harbors:
- the rpmH gene encoding 50S ribosomal protein L34 translates to MSKRTFQPNNRRRAKKHGFRARMRTRAGRAILSARRGKGRTELSA, encoded by the coding sequence ATGAGCAAGCGCACGTTCCAGCCCAACAACCGCCGCCGCGCCAAGAAGCACGGCTTCCGCGCCCGCATGCGCACCCGCGCCGGTCGTGCCATCCTGTCGGCACGCCGCGGCAAGGGCCGCACCGAGCTGTCGGCCTGA
- the rnpA gene encoding ribonuclease P protein component, whose protein sequence is MLARGNRITRGADYKAVVRGGARCAGSHTVTYVVSSGSRRSPRFGFIVSKQVGSAVVRNTVRRRLKAVCAQVLPEVREGADIVIRALPSAAGSDFAQLREEVTRCLRRRASA, encoded by the coding sequence GTGCTGGCGCGCGGAAACCGGATCACGCGCGGGGCGGATTACAAGGCCGTCGTCCGCGGGGGTGCTCGGTGTGCCGGATCGCACACCGTGACCTACGTGGTGTCGAGCGGATCTCGGCGCTCCCCGCGTTTCGGTTTCATCGTCAGCAAGCAAGTCGGATCAGCCGTCGTGCGCAATACAGTGCGCCGACGGCTGAAGGCCGTTTGTGCGCAGGTTCTGCCCGAGGTGCGCGAGGGCGCCGACATCGTCATCCGTGCCCTGCCCTCGGCGGCCGGGTCGGACTTCGCTCAACTGCGAGAAGAGGTGACGCGGTGCCTGCGACGACGAGCATCGGCATGA
- the yidD gene encoding membrane protein insertion efficiency factor YidD: MSWSTLPAASIGDGRLAASSLLRSVPLAPRNAGIAVLHAYRSVVSPLYGDVCKYYPSCSAYAVGAVQQHGLVKGSALAAARLARCHPWAAGGVDDVPAHRTFRHTLTRHGFVVPPRKD; the protein is encoded by the coding sequence ATGAGCTGGTCGACGTTGCCGGCCGCCTCCATCGGTGACGGTCGTCTCGCGGCGTCGTCGCTGCTCCGATCCGTGCCCCTCGCACCGCGCAACGCCGGGATAGCGGTGCTTCATGCATATCGCTCGGTGGTGTCTCCGCTCTACGGCGATGTCTGCAAGTACTACCCGAGCTGTTCCGCCTACGCCGTGGGCGCGGTTCAGCAGCACGGGCTCGTGAAGGGCTCGGCTCTCGCCGCCGCCCGCCTCGCACGATGCCACCCGTGGGCAGCGGGAGGCGTCGACGACGTTCCCGCCCACCGGACCTTCCGCCACACCCTGACCAGGCACGGCTTCGTCGTGCCGCCGAGAAAGGACTGA
- the yidC gene encoding membrane protein insertase YidC yields MDLFLATPTPVVPTPTTPPPGGADFFSTIMWPFKFLVEAILVFWHWVLTAVGMPAAAGATWVMSIIGLVIVVRSALIPLFVRQIKSQRKMMELAPDMRKIQEKYRGKRDQLSREAMSRETMALYKKHGTTPVSSCLPLLVQMPILLGMFYTLSDVKKHAEWGVGGVGLLNVDLTKQFYDAQLFDVAPLHTNMIEAINLGQTATVTILVILVVLMIASQFITQLQIISKNLSPEAKTGQAYQMQKIMLYVLPLAFIFSGVFFPLGVVMYWFTSNIWTMAQQFIVIRNLPTPGSEAAKAREERLARKGKALDAKGRVISMEKYEAEQQRLLEEAERARAAQPKRQQPMNKQRAKKQSQKDGPQA; encoded by the coding sequence CTGGATCTCTTCCTCGCCACGCCGACTCCCGTCGTGCCGACCCCGACGACTCCTCCTCCCGGCGGTGCTGACTTCTTCAGCACGATCATGTGGCCGTTCAAGTTCCTCGTCGAGGCCATCCTGGTGTTCTGGCACTGGGTCCTGACCGCTGTCGGGATGCCCGCTGCCGCCGGCGCGACCTGGGTCATGTCGATCATCGGCCTGGTCATCGTCGTGCGCTCCGCGCTGATCCCGCTCTTCGTGCGGCAGATCAAGAGCCAGCGCAAGATGATGGAGCTCGCGCCCGACATGCGCAAGATCCAGGAGAAGTACCGCGGGAAGCGCGATCAACTCTCCCGCGAGGCGATGAGCCGCGAGACGATGGCGCTGTACAAGAAGCACGGCACGACGCCGGTCTCGAGTTGCCTGCCGCTCCTCGTGCAGATGCCGATCCTGCTGGGCATGTTCTACACCTTGAGCGACGTCAAGAAGCACGCCGAGTGGGGCGTGGGTGGCGTCGGTCTGCTCAACGTGGATCTCACCAAGCAGTTCTACGACGCGCAGCTGTTCGACGTCGCGCCGCTCCACACGAACATGATCGAGGCCATCAACCTCGGGCAGACGGCGACGGTGACGATCCTCGTCATCCTCGTCGTCCTGATGATCGCGTCGCAGTTCATCACCCAGCTGCAGATCATCTCGAAGAACCTGTCGCCCGAGGCCAAGACCGGCCAGGCGTACCAGATGCAGAAGATCATGCTCTACGTGCTCCCGCTGGCCTTCATCTTCTCGGGTGTGTTCTTCCCCCTCGGTGTCGTCATGTACTGGTTCACGTCGAACATCTGGACCATGGCGCAGCAGTTCATCGTCATCCGCAACCTGCCCACGCCGGGTTCGGAGGCGGCGAAGGCGCGCGAGGAGCGTCTCGCACGCAAGGGCAAGGCCCTCGACGCGAAGGGCCGCGTGATCTCGATGGAGAAGTACGAGGCCGAGCAGCAGCGACTCCTCGAAGAAGCAGAGCGTGCGCGCGCAGCGCAGCCCAAGCGTCAGCAGCCGATGAACAAGCAGCGTGCCAAGAAGCAGTCGCAGAAGGACGGGCCGCAGGCCTGA
- a CDS encoding Jag family protein, with amino-acid sequence MSNPTESPSVERSEATVEELEREGDIAADYLEGLLDIADIDGDLNLDVRAGRAYVSVEAEDAASLRVLADPDVVQAVQELTRIAVQTKTGRFSRLILDIGGSRDARRVELERLVDRAVERLNEGASQASLPAMSSYERKLVHDIAAERGVVSESYGEGADRHTVIRHG; translated from the coding sequence ATGAGCAACCCCACCGAGTCCCCGTCCGTCGAGCGCTCCGAAGCGACCGTGGAAGAGCTCGAACGCGAGGGCGACATCGCCGCGGACTATCTCGAGGGTCTGCTGGACATCGCTGACATCGACGGGGATCTGAACCTGGATGTCCGTGCCGGACGCGCGTATGTTTCGGTCGAGGCCGAGGATGCTGCGTCGTTGCGCGTGCTGGCGGATCCCGACGTCGTGCAGGCGGTGCAGGAGCTGACGCGTATCGCCGTCCAGACGAAGACCGGACGGTTCTCGCGGCTCATCCTCGATATCGGTGGTTCGCGGGATGCGCGCCGGGTCGAGCTCGAACGCCTGGTCGACCGTGCCGTCGAGCGCCTCAACGAGGGCGCATCACAGGCCTCGCTCCCGGCGATGTCGAGCTATGAGCGCAAGCTCGTGCACGACATCGCTGCCGAGCGCGGCGTGGTTTCGGAGTCGTACGGCGAAGGTGCCGACCGCCACACCGTTATCCGTCATGGCTGA
- the rsmG gene encoding 16S rRNA (guanine(527)-N(7))-methyltransferase RsmG gives MADVSRETSVIEPEPTSAVEAAFGPRAELARRYTAALAEHGEERGLIGPLELPRLWSRHVLNCAAAAPLFAGRVGDVGSGAGLPGIVLAIARPDVEWVLIETMERRVAWLSEQVAVLGLDNVEIVRTRAEEWNRGASLDAVTARAVSALRTLIPLTAPLVHDGGELILLKGANAEAEIAAAEKAIRRFRLSEVRVETVGTDLLVEPTRVIRATVR, from the coding sequence ATGGCTGATGTTTCACGTGAAACATCTGTGATCGAGCCCGAGCCGACATCGGCCGTCGAGGCGGCCTTCGGACCGCGAGCGGAACTCGCACGCCGGTACACCGCGGCGCTGGCCGAGCACGGTGAGGAGCGCGGTCTGATCGGGCCGCTGGAACTCCCCCGTCTGTGGTCGCGACACGTGCTCAACTGCGCTGCCGCGGCTCCCCTGTTCGCAGGCCGCGTCGGTGACGTGGGCTCCGGTGCGGGTCTGCCAGGCATCGTCCTGGCGATCGCGCGTCCGGACGTGGAGTGGGTTCTGATCGAGACGATGGAGCGCCGTGTCGCCTGGCTGTCGGAACAGGTGGCCGTCCTCGGTCTGGACAATGTCGAGATCGTGCGCACGCGCGCCGAGGAATGGAACCGGGGCGCGTCGCTCGATGCCGTGACCGCGCGCGCCGTCAGCGCCCTGCGCACACTCATCCCCCTCACGGCACCGCTCGTTCACGACGGGGGTGAACTCATCCTGTTGAAGGGTGCGAACGCCGAGGCGGAGATCGCGGCCGCGGAGAAAGCCATTCGTCGCTTCCGACTGTCCGAGGTCCGGGTCGAGACGGTTGGGACGGATCTTCTGGTCGAGCCCACACGAGTCATCCGCGCGACCGTGCGGTGA
- a CDS encoding ParA family protein encodes MAESDSGRGSLTFDSPLARELADLSSRRRALDSVSLEFTGDPRVITVSNQKGGVGKTTTTVNLAASLASLGARVLVIDLDPQGNASTALGVPHTADVPSVYDVLIDQFPLSDIVQTSPESPRLFCAPSTIHLAGAEIELVSQVAREHRLRTAIDDYLSSSEDRVDFVLIDCPPSLGLLTINAFTAANELLIPIQCEYYALEGLSQLLGSVSMIQKHLNARLHLSTILLTMYDGRTRLAQQVAEEVRQHFPNEVLRTVIPRSVRVSEAPSFGQTVIAYDGQSAGAVAYREAAVEIAQRASAAAHEKKGDA; translated from the coding sequence ATGGCGGAGTCCGATTCGGGACGAGGGTCACTGACGTTCGACTCGCCCCTGGCACGCGAGCTCGCCGATCTGTCATCACGTCGACGTGCTCTCGATTCCGTCTCACTGGAGTTCACGGGGGACCCTCGGGTCATCACGGTCTCGAACCAGAAGGGTGGTGTCGGCAAGACCACCACCACGGTGAACCTCGCGGCGTCGCTGGCATCGCTCGGTGCTCGCGTGCTGGTCATCGATCTGGATCCGCAGGGAAATGCGTCCACGGCGCTCGGCGTGCCGCACACCGCGGACGTTCCGAGCGTCTATGACGTGTTGATCGACCAGTTCCCCCTGTCCGACATCGTTCAGACCAGCCCGGAGTCGCCCCGCCTGTTCTGTGCGCCCAGCACGATCCACCTCGCGGGTGCTGAGATCGAGCTGGTGTCTCAGGTAGCGCGCGAGCACCGCTTACGGACTGCGATCGATGACTATCTGTCGTCATCGGAGGATCGGGTCGATTTCGTCCTGATCGACTGCCCGCCGTCTCTGGGATTGCTCACGATCAACGCCTTCACAGCCGCGAACGAGCTGCTGATCCCCATTCAGTGCGAGTACTACGCGCTCGAGGGTCTCAGTCAGCTGCTCGGGAGCGTGTCGATGATCCAGAAGCACCTCAACGCGCGGCTGCACCTGTCGACGATCCTGCTGACGATGTACGACGGACGCACGCGGCTGGCTCAGCAGGTGGCGGAAGAGGTCCGCCAGCACTTTCCGAACGAGGTTCTGCGCACGGTGATCCCGCGTTCGGTCCGAGTATCCGAGGCGCCGAGCTTCGGGCAGACCGTGATCGCTTACGATGGTCAGTCGGCCGGCGCGGTGGCATATCGCGAGGCGGCCGTCGAGATCGCGCAGCGCGCGTCTGCGGCGGCACATGAGAAAAAGGGAGATGCCTGA
- a CDS encoding ParB/RepB/Spo0J family partition protein, which produces MAKRTGLGRGIGALIPTSEQSESRPVDVFFPGAKSSGALVADRPEGIAPTADAEPVPDLVAVPGTMLIQVDPNDIVPNPRQPRTHFDSDDLAELVHSVREFGVLQPVVVRTNEDGKYELIMGERRTRAAREAGLTAIPAVLRDTSDENLLRDALLENLHRSQLNPLEEASAYQQLLEDFGITQEELATRIGRSRPQISNTIRLLRLPVPVQQRVAAGVLSAGHARAILSVDGADGMQRLADKIVNEDLSVRAAEAAAKNVETAGSRRPAPKAGGVRAHLDEVAGRLGDRLDTKVKISLGARKGQIVVDFATIQDLNRILAELGEDAYGAR; this is translated from the coding sequence ATGGCGAAGCGCACCGGACTGGGTCGAGGAATCGGCGCACTGATCCCCACGTCGGAGCAGTCCGAGTCCCGTCCCGTCGACGTGTTCTTCCCCGGAGCGAAGTCATCCGGCGCGTTGGTTGCCGACAGGCCCGAAGGGATCGCACCGACCGCGGATGCCGAGCCCGTTCCCGACCTCGTCGCGGTGCCCGGGACCATGCTCATCCAGGTCGACCCGAACGACATCGTTCCGAACCCGCGCCAGCCGCGCACTCACTTCGACTCTGACGATCTTGCTGAGCTGGTGCACAGCGTGCGCGAGTTCGGTGTGCTCCAGCCGGTCGTCGTGCGGACCAACGAGGACGGCAAGTACGAGCTGATCATGGGGGAGCGGCGTACGCGTGCCGCTCGCGAGGCAGGTCTCACCGCCATCCCCGCGGTGTTGCGCGACACCTCGGATGAGAACCTCCTGCGGGATGCGCTGCTCGAGAATCTGCACCGCTCGCAGCTCAACCCGCTCGAAGAGGCATCCGCCTACCAGCAGCTTCTCGAGGACTTCGGCATCACGCAGGAGGAGCTCGCCACGCGCATCGGCCGATCGCGCCCGCAGATCAGCAACACGATCCGGCTGCTCCGGCTCCCGGTGCCGGTACAGCAGCGCGTCGCGGCGGGTGTGCTCAGCGCCGGTCACGCGCGCGCGATCCTGTCGGTCGATGGGGCGGACGGGATGCAGCGCCTTGCCGACAAGATCGTCAACGAGGACCTCTCGGTGCGCGCCGCGGAGGCAGCCGCCAAGAACGTCGAGACCGCCGGCTCTCGACGTCCGGCGCCCAAGGCAGGCGGAGTGCGCGCCCATCTCGACGAGGTCGCGGGTCGTCTCGGCGACCGCCTAGACACCAAGGTGAAGATCTCCCTCGGGGCACGAAAAGGCCAGATCGTGGTGGATTTCGCGACAATCCAGGACCTCAACCGCATCCTCGCCGAACTGGGCGAGGACGCGTACGGAGCTCGCTGA
- a CDS encoding tryptophan synthase subunit alpha, translating to MSDEKTPRRASVELLRAEASDELSVLVEERLRSGEDPWEFMEDLPTVDELVVLMLRAENIEAYGGGRPSAARNYRVLRQIAMDHPELTRAVWRLLGSEPHRRWDAATRADAS from the coding sequence GTGAGCGACGAGAAGACCCCGAGACGCGCGAGTGTCGAGCTCCTTCGCGCGGAAGCGTCGGACGAGCTCTCGGTCCTCGTCGAGGAGCGACTGCGCAGCGGCGAGGACCCCTGGGAGTTCATGGAGGATCTGCCGACGGTCGATGAGCTCGTCGTCCTGATGCTGCGGGCCGAGAACATCGAGGCGTACGGCGGGGGTCGGCCGAGCGCGGCCCGCAATTACCGGGTCCTCCGGCAGATCGCGATGGATCATCCCGAGCTCACCCGCGCGGTGTGGCGGCTTCTCGGCAGCGAACCTCACCGGCGTTGGGACGCGGCGACGCGGGCCGACGCGTCCTGA
- the trxA gene encoding thioredoxin, whose protein sequence is MTAKATTESTWQQDVLDADGPVLVDFWAAWCGPCRMVSPILDEIAGEHPDKITVLKLNVDENPNLAMQYQITSIPAMKVFNKGEVEKTIIGAKPKFALEQDLATYIG, encoded by the coding sequence ATGACCGCCAAGGCCACGACCGAAAGCACCTGGCAGCAGGACGTCCTCGACGCCGACGGACCCGTCCTCGTCGACTTCTGGGCCGCGTGGTGCGGTCCGTGTCGGATGGTCAGCCCCATCCTCGACGAGATCGCCGGCGAGCACCCCGACAAGATCACGGTGCTCAAGCTCAACGTCGACGAGAACCCGAACCTCGCCATGCAGTACCAGATCACCTCCATCCCGGCGATGAAGGTCTTCAACAAGGGTGAGGTCGAGAAGACGATCATCGGCGCCAAGCCGAAGTTCGCCCTCGAGCAGGACCTCGCCACCTACATCGGCTGA